The DNA window AggaaaaatgttgagatttgAAGCATGTCAGCTGTCTTCCACCGTCTCACAGCTCCTTGCTCCCTAAAACAAGCTTGGTAGACATAATGGCTCAGTTAATGTCGCGACCGTTTACTGGCGTAGACTAACGTCCCGCCAATTAATGTGACCCTTCACACGGCATGACTCATCTCACAAGCTACGCTCAGGGTTTTATTAACTTGACATTTAACCAGGTGAATCATGAATCACGCTGCTTCATAAACATGACGTCCAGACCTTGTGACTCATGGAGACCGAGGAGGCTTGACAGTCTCTGTGAACACAAACTCTAgcaccaaaccaaaaatgcatCACTAACTATCAATACTTTGGAATGTTTCTTGCGGAAAGTTGAGCCTCTTCAAGCAGCCAGTCCAGTGTCGCAAAGCACCTACAAGAACATAAAAACAATGGTCAACCATAGGTGTTTTCCCACTGCTGGGATCATTACTCATCTAAAATGCCCTCCAGTGGAAATGCTGTGATTCCTCGACATGTTTACAAGCAGTGAAGTCATACTGATGAAAACATGGCGGTGTGTCAGTAATTTAGCCACTGGACTCTACATTCTGAATTATAACACGAGAAGGAGAAGGCGGCTACGGTTATAAAGGTGTACGAATTATGTTCATTTTGCACCTCAGTCTAACACATGCTCAAATGCTCTTCTGACTGAAGTTGATAGAAACTCTTCCCATGTTCTGGCCAGCCTGCTGGCGGAGGCAAGACCACTCATATCCTTCTTGGAGTGAACGTCTCTTGTGTAAACCACAGGACACTCCTTTCCGGACAACTTCCTGCTGCTTATCGTCTCTGTCACCACTGACCACTCTTGATGTCCAGGAGAATCACGGCCACTGGttcctgttgctgctgaagaagTTATGTTAATAAGAGATTTATCGATaattttatgttttcttttcaccgCTAAAGAGTTTGTgttcaatacacacacacacacacacacatatatatatagatataaattTCGACCAATCACCAACAATAGTCAAAGTCACTCTCTGAATCTCCGTTGTCCACAAGAGTctcacatttttgtgttgaGACAGATTGTATTTCAGCCATAGTTTAAGGAATGATGTCAGCAGCACTCATTctgaaacacacatacacacacagcagcggcagcagcataATGAGAAAAAGGTGCAGCTGCACATTAACTTTCAGTGCTGCCAGACGGTTGGTCCTCATCTTGCACTTCACCCATCCCCCCCGACATCTCCTCTCCTATACTTCCACATCTGGCTCCCTAACTTCGGAAGGGGCCTGAAGGAGAACAATATCTAGGTCGCTGTTTGCTTCGACCTTGCTTTCAATAGTGTGTTCAGACAATACCATTAAAAGGACATTTCATCAGTAGTCATGGATGGAACTTCTCAGGTTTACTTTTCTTTGATTAAGCtttgcattctttctttttcgtTTTGTGTCTCTCTTTTCtaaaatgatatttcaaaaatatttgatccTCTTGCTGCGCATAAATGAAAGGTACCAGTTTACCAACACATTTCAGACTTGTGAGTTATCCATATATTTATATGGTAAGGATGAGAAAGTGCTCCAAGTTTGAATCCTAAGACTCTATTGAATAGAGTTCCATGTCATCAGAAATGATCATCAGAACTCGAAGCCTAATATAAATCAGAATGAAGCATAAAAACATGCACTTGACATTGTCGGTCTGCAaagatcaacaaaaacaaaacaggacattGTGATTCCAGCTCTTTTATTCACCTCATAGAAAGCACATGATCTACAACTGCACCAGGCCAGTAAACACAAATTCTCATAACAAACACGAAAAATAAAGACGGTTTTGACAATAAGCGTAAATGTCCTCACAGTTATTGAATCACTTCATtagttgttgttattatcataTATATGACGATTCATGAATGCCATTTAATATGCAGGGAACATCCCTCCTGAAGTACATTTTATAAAATGAGTGAACATGTGTGTACATTACACAGTCATAGGCTCGAATCTTTGCGAGGAGTGGGCAtggttgtagttttttttacagttttttttggGGATATTAATGCATGAAGACATCTATGGTGATCCTATCAACCACTTCTCAGACAAACAGCAAATCGCTCAGGCCGCATTTATTTAGCTTTTATGACGGTTTGGTGTCCTCTAGTGGGCAAAATAATAACTGCGCCGAACATAAAGAGTGGAATATAGCAAACAGAATCTGCACTCAAGCTAATGTACAATTACATAGGCGGCAAATCGCAGaggtaaacacacacaatagAGTTTTTACTGAAGTAAGAGTCACAGTTAGTAAAAAGACTACTCAGGCACTGAACAGTTTTAACATGTTTGATATTGACAGGACCCATTGTAATTGgtattgtttattgttatcATTTAGGCCAAAACCAGTTATcaagaaaaatatttcacataACAGCAGTGACCTATTGTAGTGAAATGTATCAAAGGAAAAGAACAATATGTTCAGGGGGAATACTCAAGTAAAGGCAAAAAAgtctatttaaaaacaataatagtgACAAAATGACAGTTGCTAATGAAGTACAAAGTTGTTACAGTATATGGTATAAATTAAAATGTTCCAAGCTTGTTAAAAGTAGAGAAAaacaaattttgaaaaacacattttgaatagCTGACTCTCCAACACTGAAGTGTGCAAGAGAAACTTGTGTTCCTCTTTATTGTGTCATGTTTAGTGTGATGTAGTTTTCTTCATCCACCCAGCACTCATTGCTTTGGGTATTTTTCTCTTGCAAGTCGGACAAAGTCCTCAGCACTGTCCAGAGACACGAGCCGATCCTACAGGAGTGCAGAAGAAACAGGGAGTCAAAATGACAAAGGCGAGTGGAGAGATAAGGAGGCAACAGAAGAAGGTGGCAGTGCAATGTGACATGTTTGGGATGTAGGACACAGCTTTTTTGGTTTTAAAGAAAtcttgtgtgtgggtgtgtgtttaagcatatctattcTCATGAGAACCAATTTCAGGGAAACACTTCTTTGTGGGCCCTTATGTCTTTGTGAGGCacttttgccggaccccacaaggttcagcctcaatttgaggatgatgactacaaaacaagGTCATTAGAATTGAGttgaagtttggttcagagttgtggttaaggttaaccatttgtcttggatggttagggtaaggatgagaggctggggaaagcatgatgtcaatgcgaggtcctcacaaagatgatGTGATAAACCTGACAGTGCGTGGGTGCGTGTGTTTGTAGGTGTTACCATAACGTAGAGATACTTGGTCTGGTCTTCTGTTCCCGAAGGGAAGAGGGAGCTGTGGTCCAGAAGTTGCGTCAACAGATCGGTCGTTCGTTTCAGTTGTTCCACGTCCCGACTGATCCTGCTCCGCTGGTTCACACTGAGCAAGGCATCGATTTCACACTGATAACCTTGAGCAAACATCAGGCCATCAGGTCAAACCTCAGTCAAACAACaatgtagcgaccaaaaggaaaTGACTCTCACCAAGCTGCAAGAGGATTTTCTTCCATCGAGATCTGACTTCACGTCGAGTGTAACGTAATGTGTAGATGTCGTAGTTGAGCTTCTCCCATTCCTTCAAATACAATGCCATGTTATATGCAAATGCAAAGCAAGTGCTTatagtacaacacagctgcatTACCACGACTCTCTAAAAGCCTTTATTGTACCTTGTTTTGCTGAGCCGAACTATTTTGCACAATCCCAGAAAATGGGATTTTTAGTTCAGTAAACATTACAGTCAccagtttttatttgtatttattttgctatATTAGCGTAGCAGTTAAAATAGCAACAGTGGTGTGTTTTGTGAAGTACAAAATATGGTGTACTCAGAATTGGATCTGGCACATATGAAGGCCAGCAATGACAGTTGTTTTCACGTGTATTTTCTCACTGGTGTTGACTGCAGCATGACATCACATCAGTATGTACTCGTCTTCATGTTCCATGCTTTGCTGTGGAGTGGTTAAACATACAGTACAGATCCAATGTCAGTGTCTGATCACAGCTCTGTTTAGAATTCAAATAGGAACTGAAAGAAGTGTATGCTTCCACCTCCAACTTTGTATCAACGCAGCATGCGATCAAATCTAACATCAATCAAAAATCAAACACTTTCCATACTGAAAAGAATTATGTTGGCTcatggcaaaaacaaaaaacctctGGTGGGATTTGGTCTTGTGCCGCTTGTATCAAAGTGATCTGTTTTAACCACAAAACcgtgcattatttcttttcataGTTCTATTGCTCTGACTTGATGCTATTGAGCGACAGGAATTCagtccaaatgaaaaaaaaaaaagctgaaaaaggTTCCCAATGTTAAAAAATCTGGATCCAGATGTTGACccagatcactcccaaaactgaatcatttgttccttgtgcCATCTCACATATTTCTTGAAAAGTTCATTCAAATTTGTCCTTATTTTTTAAAAGCTGCTTGGAACAGAAACAGACAACCCGACGGcatcaaaaacataacctccgaGGTGGAGACAATTATGTCTTTAGTGAAATAATCCAGACCAATGTGAAATCACTAAATTCTCCTCtgagttgttaaaaaaaatctggcagAAACACTGCGAGATTAAAAAGGGGGGAAACAAGAGGAAAACCAGAAAGAAAGACTGTTGATTCTCTTCTATTGGAAGAATGAAGCAGAGCGGTGCTCCATTGTTTGTCCACAAATACTCAGTTTATTCCTTTGAAAATCCAACAACTGTCATGAAGCGACTGCTCTGGACCTAAATTCGTCATGGTGCATCACGTCTTTGAACTTTAGAGAAGCTGAGTGACGAGCAAGACACTGGTGTAGAGCtaaaatataatatacagttttCTCTTCAGACGCCACTAATATTCAAGGAGATGCTGAACTTATAATTATATTTGGCTTCTTGCCAGGTGAACACTTGACATGTTGTAGCTTTTTGTATGAGGTTGCATCCGAACACAACAAAACTTGAATTGAGTAAAGGGAGGAGAAGTCAGAATATACATGTTTACAACTGCTGACACTGCAACTTGTTTTCTGTGAAATCACAAAACGTCTCACACTAAACAGAGATAGTGTAAAAGTTATTATAGAAACTAGGTCAAGGTGAACAAAAGCACCTTTCAGAGCCCTACATTCACTTTAATGTGGGTAGATAATGACGTTAGAGGGAGGGACAGATATAGAAGAGGAACTAAATTACTGGACCTGCTGACCCACACGACCCACTCCAAAAACACTGCAGTTTTTTAGGAATTTTGATGtggtcctttttttctttatgccAGAAGATATTCTAGTTAGTTGTGAATCCCAGTGATGGTACATTTATTCCAATTGGATATGCAAATTACTCCATAGTAGTGCTGTGAAATTTCAAGCTAGTGTTGACTATGTGTAGAGAAACACGACAGAACTATGTTATTACATAGTCATGGTATGAGCTCGAGGCAGTTTATTGCTATCACTAAATACTTGCAAATGAAGACCACCATTTTCCAACTCTGCAATCAATTTCAACGTTGTGGGATAAATAAAGGCTCTCTAATCTGACAATAATAAATGTTATAAATGTTACAACTCTGcttgaatatttaaaatatgtgcATTTATGTGATTCATTtcccattatatatatatatatatatatatatatatatatatatatatatatatatatatatatatatatatatatatatatatatatatatatatatatatatcatataatatAAAATTGCTGGTGGCGCTCTTACCTCTGTAGCCTTGTCGGTTTTGTCTCTCATGCTAATAAAAGCCTGCAACTCCTTGTCTGACCCACGTTTAATTGGGGAATAGCTGCATGTGTGGTTACTCGACCATGGGTTCTCCGTTTTCCGAAGGTTCGGCCCAACAGGACGGTCTTCTTCTGGGTCAGTGTCACTACAAGGGTCGCACGGCTGCCCTGCTGGTTTGCTCGTCTGCATTCTGGAGAGAAACAAAACGCGTGTCATAGTTTTCTAAATCAAACATGTGAGTGTAGGACACAAAATATCTCTCACTGTGAAAAGACTCTTTTCCCTGCTCCGTTTTGATTCAGTAAGAAATGAAAGCAGCAGGTGGTGTATTTGGCCCCCATTTCCAGGAAAATAAAACTCAGAAATACGCTCAAACTGAGTTTCTTATATAGTAGACGGATGGTGGCTGTGGTCCTCTTCCTGCATCCTGGTTGGAGTGAGAGCCCTCTGTCAATTGTATTATCCACGTGAGCCGAAAACTATGAACACAACCCAGA is part of the Synchiropus splendidus isolate RoL2022-P1 chromosome 10, RoL_Sspl_1.0, whole genome shotgun sequence genome and encodes:
- the LOC128766233 gene encoding melanoregulin-like, with amino-acid sequence MGAKYTTCCFHFLLNQNGAGKRVFSQMQTSKPAGQPCDPCSDTDPEEDRPVGPNLRKTENPWSSNHTCSYSPIKRGSDKELQAFISMRDKTDKATEEWEKLNYDIYTLRYTRREVRSRWKKILLQLGYQCEIDALLSVNQRSRISRDVEQLKRTTDLLTQLLDHSSLFPSGTEDQTKYLYVMDRLVSLDSAEDFVRLAREKYPKQ